Within the Platichthys flesus chromosome 8, fPlaFle2.1, whole genome shotgun sequence genome, the region AGCGCCCAAGGTTTTCACACCACCAGTCTGTCCTGCTGATATGTTGCTGGAGTTCACTGTGTTCTCTCTCCATGGCTCCAATCTCTTCCTTTAGTTTGCTCGCAAtctacacacacagtgtaatgaAGAAATGACAGGATGAAAGAGAAGGTGAAGCGGCTTTCAGTTCAAATTATGCTTTGAGACcacatttttgttaattttaCTCAGattccaaaacacaaacattacacaCCAGGGAAAGGTAACGAGTAAATAAGATTCTGTAAAAGGATTTTTATAGAGAGGAATTTGGTCCGCTTTCACCTCAACAACTGAGTTAACATATTGGCACTGCAGATAAGTTGAGGGCATACTGCTACAACTGCCTGTATAAGCAGTTTCACAGATTCAGATTTTGTCTTTATGTGTTTGATGCTGCGACCCTGAACTTTTGATGTTAATTCTACCTTCTTGTCTGGCTTTGGTGCGTTCTGGATAGATCCCAGCGCCTGTCGTTTGTACTCGAGTTTGTCGTACAGTTGGCGGAGTTTGGTAGCAGCATAGCTGGCCTGCTCATTTATTCCTTTACTGCCTTCATCACCCACTTCCTCCACTTCATCGAGACCCTGGCACTGCACACAGAGGGATACAACAATAAAGACTTGATTGTCTacaaagagaaagggagggataTGACAGGTCTGGGTAATGAAACAGATGAACATTCAGAAGTGGGCACATGTGGTGCTATCTATGTATGGGTTTCTCACCACTTCATCCTTTTCCTCTGTGCTacactgtgattggctgtgCTGCTCATCTCGTTTGATCAGCCGTTCGTAGAGGTCAGAAACCAGGAAGGAGGGGTAGTAACGTTCTCTCATCGTCTCAGTAACCTAGAGGATGAATGAGAGTAACAGAAATTCTTCATTACCAGTGAAGAACATCTTAACTCTGTAAACATGAGTATAGAATTGTTAGTTGCACATTCAATAAAGAGAGATACATTTTCTTGgttattattttgatatttgCAGTCATCCACATAACTAGTCATGGTTAGAGTTGCTTATTAAGAACAGCAGCAGTTACCTGTTCCTGTAGTCTAACAAAGACTTGTGTTCCTCTGTTCCCCACCAGACTCTGTTGAATCTCTTTCAGAAGAAACTTTTCCACTGGAATGTCTTTGCTCTCCACAAAGAACTTCTGATAGATCTCCCCAACGATTTGGGGAACCTCATTCTGTCCATCACATAAACAAATTACAATTAACTTGTGTTCTTATTTCactacatttgtgtgtgttctgctaCTTCCCTGACTTCAGGATACGGAAAATTTACTTAGTATTTCAATGGCAGTACTGGTAAGTATGAATGACAGCTGTTACAATGTGTGTTAAAACAACAGTACTAACATGTTGTAGCGATTTGTCCTAAAATTTGATTAGAAAAAGCCAAAGAATATAAACTCAAAATTAAAAAGCCACTGAAGCACCTGAGGAGTGAATATTATGCAGGGAATGAGTTAATTGTTCAGGTAGGTGTTAAGTTTTGTGtggtttattattaatttgtttggcaagcaaacaaacaagaaaaaggcTATGTGTCTCCCGTCTCTCTTACCCTGTCTATGCCCGCCTGCccatttctatatatatttacaaaatcACCTGGTGCTCAGTAACTTCCAAAGTAAAAAGCATTTACTACCTGAACTAACTAGATgcaattaaaacaataattcaaAAAGGCATCATTTAACTACTTAtattaaacaaaactaaaaaacagatgtttaaCAATTACACATCAGCGAAAACTGTAAATAGCTTAACACGACCTTTGACACTATCGTGTTATACAACAACCAGGCCCAGTACAGGTACAGCGCAACTctgtaggaaaaaaaataagtaatacACCATATACCAGTAGTAGTGTTGGGCTGAACCCTCTAGAATATGTACAGCTCACCTTGTTGGCAGTTTTCAATGTTTCCGCCAGTTCCCAGAAGCTGATCAAAGCTCTTTTATCAACTCTCTCCATGTAAACCCTGAAATGCTCCCTGTAACCTGGATTACACAAGATGTCATCAAACTGCAGAATCTGGATGTGGAAGGAgagaaagcaaaaaaataaactatgttGTACAAAAGCCATGTCATTGATTTGAACTCAATTAAGAATATGTCACTCTTTTTAGAAAAAAGccatgagaaaaaagcttgatGGCTTTCTAAGTCAACACTAGTTCTTTAAAACTTGCAAATTCAAAATGTTCATTCCCCACAAGTCTTACCTTCTGACTTTGTGGCTCGTCGCTGTCCTCAGCCCCTCCATCCTCATTGTTTTCATAGTTGGGTCCACCAAGGAGGCGAATCCGTTTCTCACTTTGTTTCTTAGCAACAGTCAGCTGATTGATATAACGTTTCATATCTCTGGCCCTCAGCAGATCAGCCTTCATAGCTGCTGATTCTTTACCTTTTCGCTCTAAGAGAGAGGGAAGCGGTGTGAGGCACGTAAGCATTTTAGCAAAATCACTTTAAGGTTGTTTCTGTGGTGGATCAACCACTTTTGAGTTGACTTCCACAAAATGTTATAGACATATTTATGTTTCTGTTAATGTTATGACTTTGGTGATCTCCTCAGTTTTCTTACAGCCCCACCAGTAGGTTGGCATGTGTTACTGTTACTGATATGTGTTGAGAACTTTTACATAGACAGAAAAATTTAGAATTCTAATGACCTTGTAAATCATGTATTGCAACCACTGCATTAAAGTTCTAAAGTACTAGATGTATTGAGTCAAAAATATCAGCAGATATTCATGTCACCAAaagatgaatttaaataaatacagtgatcCCTGACTCAACAGGTACAAATTGGCTGAGGACCAGATCCCTGCAGAACTaaaatttatatttacatataattATAGTCCTGTTTGATGCACCACTATGATCAAGTTTCCACATTTTCCCATGTTTAAATAACCATTTGCTGAAAGCAGTATCTAGATCAGTCAGTGAAATTAAGTGTTTCTGTACCTTTCTGCTTCTTGAGCTGAGGCAAGCTGCTGATGGTGGTGGCATGAATAATCTCTACCACTATTTGATACCTAAAAAAGAgacaggagaaaataaatacttGTAAACAAATTGATGAAATCGAAAAAGTTGTCTTGGCttaataaacaaatgtgaaGAAGATGCAAATACAGTggtaaattgtaaaataaatgcacaagAGTGGAAAACTGATCCTATGTTTTCAAAAACGTAAACAATATTCCTCAAACTAACAAGACAATATCGCAATATCATGTCTTGTCTTTATTTATCAAGTATTTAGCTGCAGAGACATTGTCTGTTCCCATGGTAACCCCACAGCAGCAAACACTCTAGCAGTTAGCAGTGCCAATAATAATGTTTGTCTTTACATATAGTAAGGTTCATTTGAGGGAATATATGTAGGTGCAGGTCAGTCTCAGTTTAACGGGCCGTGCAGGTGTGTACAGTGTGTCTGTTTCATGCCTGAGTTGTTTGAGGAAATTGACATCAGCAGAAGTTGATATTAGTTTGATGAAGTCTTCGTAGGAGGCAGCATAGGTGTAGGctttcttctgctgctcagcctgctgctccctctgctccagctgaGACAACAACATCCTGTTTATGGAGTCTGGATCACTAAGGACCTCAACCAAAGGCTTCAACACTGGagcacagggacacacacacacacacaaagcagcacaAAGTTATAAGAAATCTTGCAAATTCTGTCCTTTGCGTTATTACTCACTACCATAACAATCATCCATCATTGCCagagatcaaataaaaacaacaggtaAAAGCAAACAACAGCCCTGTCTGTAGGCAAACAAGCACAATTGCGAGGCCTAATATATGAGAAACTCTAAATAGAATACAGCCATTTATTGATAACATCAGTGCTTCTCCAGCTCTCTGTCATACGAACATGTCTGCCATGAAACAGGTCTATAACATATCAATTATCTTCCTAAAGCTAGGTTGTCTAGGACTCTAGACTCCCTGAGAGCAAAGACCAAGGTCGTTCCAAGCCACTTGAACCTCTGAcacaggccgggggggggggggggctgcaccaTGTGTGAGGAACCTGATGGTCCTGCGTTGTACGAACCACTGCCGCAGTCAGTCGTTTCTTCCAGCAGTTCAAACAGTGTGTGTAGGTTTGTTTATGTTGGTGTATGTTAAacctttttaatatatttagtaATAGATAGAGtaagacaataaataaacaaccgTTATGTTAGTTAAATGTTTGACTGTGATATTAAAACAGCTATTAATGTATTTCCTCAAAGAAACATCATATAATTTAGTTTACagctcaaaaacacatttaagtaaACGCTCCACCGAGGACGACAACAGAGGAGATTAAGGCTTAAAACATGTTGTAAATTACCTTGTTtcaagttgaatatgaatgtcggggcttgcggacacttggatgacaccacacaaacagTATTGAGGCAtgtgttttttgctgttttattatgtctgaagGAGGATCCACCATTGACTTCAATACAGTCACACTCCAGTGTCATATAATAAACTGTAAagtactgacacacacacacacaccaaagtaCCTTTAGTAGTAATGACTTCTGTGAGGCAGCAGCGTAGTGTGTGTGACTTGGCATCCTTTTGTGGCAGCAGACAGAGTAGCAGTATTCTGGCTACACAGCGGAGGAAGGCCAACTCCGAGTCGGAACTGACCAAACAGGGATGGAGAGGAAACGGCCGAGCAAACTCCTCTGgtctgcataaacacacacgcacacacacacacacacgagagagaCACATATTTTAATCTGAGATATAAAAAGAGGTGGTGAGATTTTTGGCTGCTATTCTGGCAGAGCTAGATGTTCTTGTTAAATGGGGGCTTACTGGACCTAAAAATGCCATTGTTATTCATTCTTCAGCTGCATCGCATCACACCATCTATACTTCTAAAACTTGATTAAACAAGCTGCCACTACATTGTGGCTGAACGATTGAGGACGAGGGACGCCAGACATCTCTGTAGTGCGATCAAATGTCGCCTGACTTGCAAAGATAATGAAAGCAGATGATATGTGAATCATCCATCTGATGCTATGTGCCTAACAAATGCAGCCCAGAGACAAAGGAAGTGAGGCTGGGAGAGTATAATGTCATACGCTGTCCTGAACTGCTGTAATTTCAGcccatctgcacacacacaattacactgGAAACTGGTGGGGAGGGAAATCTTGTCAGTAACAAATTAGAGTTGAAAAAGATTGTCTGTTAAAGAGTGAGTCATAGTTCGGTACAAAGGAAGCTGTCCTCAAAATTAATAGTTAAACTTTGAATATCTAtaataatatgtgtgtgtttgtgtgtgtgagagagtgtgtgtgtgtgtataccttGCAGATGCAGCCTTGAGGTCAGTGAAGTGTGTATGCAGGATACGGATGCTGTCGTAACACACCACATTGACGAGGTCTATATCAGCAACCCTGGCTCTCAGCTGCCCGATCATCTGCCACCAGTCCTCTGACAGCATGGAGTACAACTGGCCCTCATCGCTGCTCAAAGGGATGTACCACGACAGGATATAGTCTCTGTAGGCATAGTCGaacactggagagagagagaggattggaatatatattttgttaaaagATGCACGCTAGAACAATATTTACAAAGAAAAGCCATACATTGGACAGAGTCCTAACATtgatctttttgttttcatttttacactCATCACCAAATGAttgatacttttttttaattgttttccaATCTTTCATCACAGCTGAGCTGCACGGACCATGAGGACTGATACATGGACAAATGATTCTACCATTCAGATCTACAGGCAATTTAGAGTCATCAATTCAactgtgtgtgggaggaaaTGAGGTATCTGCATAAGCcccacagaaatacacacacatcgCACAGGACACAAACCAACTCCACACGGAAAGGCCACAGCTGGATGGTGGATTCACAATTGAAGCTCTACTGCTGTGAGGCAACACTGCTGAATTTCTGTTTACACTGTTTTTAATACATACTCGAGACTAATGGCTTCAAACCTGAGGATTAGGATCCTTTTGAGAGCACACATGATGATGACTATTGTAAGTAGATAATAATTACTTAATGCTGCTGCAAATATCTGTTTGGTTTTCAAATcatttgttgttcttttcttgCGAAATATCGTAGTTTTATCTCTCATGCTCTAAAAATGATGAATGCAAGTATTGCTCACAATGAATGAACATTCATGTgtgttaaccctaacccaaatgGCATATGTAACTTCTTTTCTCACAAACAATTTTAACATCAGTCATGGCAAAAATATCTGGGCACTTCTTTTCATACTAAAGgatattttctttcacttttccaTTTGTCGGGTTTGGTTATATCCCTCCTCCCAAAGTCCAGAGACATGCAAGCTTCATGAAATGGTGACTCAACTGCCTATGGGTGTGAGGAGTGTTTTAGATCTGTGTGAACTGGCGACCTGTGTTAGGCCTCTCATCACCATGACCCTGCAAAGGATCAATGGCTTAAAAATATGATGCGTAGAGGAGGTTGGTGCTCCGACAGTAGTTTAAAGGCAAATTGTACATATGTAGACCACTATACGATGGATTTTCAGTCAATCAgtacaaatgttttttccaaatattaataaaatatcacTCACTAAATGAGATCAATATGATTCTCTTTTAATTTGGAACCAATTAATAAGAACCTATCCCGATCCTACAATTTAGAACCAACACAAAGCTGATACAGAAACAATAATCATCACAATAATTGACCCAGTGGGGTTGACTGTGAAGCTGACAATGTCATCATGAACTGGTATCACACTACAATCATAACACaatttttaaacacacagaagcatGTGCAAATACACACCCCCTGGGTAAATCTGGAGCCATCTGTTCCTTGGCAGCCAGACATACTGTTCTACagacagactgtgtgtgagagagtgagagtgagaatACGTGTAAGTGTGTTCCTATACTTATATCTTCGTGAGAACCATTTTAAGCAGAGACCCTACAGAGTGAGAACTGTTTtaagggttaagacttggtgttagggttagaattaggtttaggtaagcATTAGGGTTAGGCATGTGTGCGGTTTTCCAGTGTGCCTGTGCGTACATGGAATTAGCTCTGAGGAGGCTATCGGtatttctgtgaactatccctttaggTTAGTGTAAGgagctagggaatgcattatgtcaattaGTGTCCTCActtaaatagaaatataaacatatatagtgtgcgtttgtgtgaccAGGGCACTCGACAGTCAGACATGGACATTGTTGAAAAGAAGGGTCACAGGAATTCAGTAGTCTGACATTTTTGGGGAGCTATTTAAAGTCCAACGAGAAGCAGAGTAGCGTGCAATGCAAATTTTATCGAAAGCATGTTCCCACAGAGACAGGATATATCACTCATCTTCCAACCTAAGCAACAATTACAGAAATAGTGAGTAGATTTTTTAATGAtatatacagtgccttgcataagtattcaccccccttggactttttcccattatgtactgttactaactggaattcaaatagacttaaataaactttttcccgtttgatcaacaaaacatgcatagtactttggaggtgcaaaataaattttattgtgacacaaacaataatgagaacaaaaaagttgacatctgttgggtgcataagtattcacccccctgtgtcaatacttggtagaaccccctttcgctgcaattacagctgcaagtcttttggggtatgtctctaccagctttgcacatctagagatggaaaggtttgtccattcttcttggcaaaaaagatgaagctcagtcagattggatggagaccgtctgtgaaccgcaatcttcgagtcttgccatagattctctattagattgaggtctgggctttgactgggccattttaagacattaacattctttaatccaaaccattcctttgtagctctggctgtatgtttagggtcattgtcctgctggaagatgaacctccgccccagtctcaagtcttttgtatttggctccatccatctttccctctattctgaccagtttccctgtacctgctgaagagaagcatccccaaagcatgatgctaccaccaccatgtttcactgttgggatggtgtgctcagggtgatgggcagtgttgggtgttcgccacacatagcgtttgcattgaggccaaaaagttcaattttggtcacatctgaccagagcaccttcttccacatgtttgctgtgtctcccacatggcttctggcaaactccaaacaggattttttatggatccctttcaacaatggctttcttcttgccactcttccataaaggccagatttgtggagtagacgactaatagttgtcctgtggacagattctcccacctcagctgtggatctctgcaactcctccagagtaaccatgggcctcctggttgcttctctgattaattttctccttgtccgactcttcagtttgggtggacggcctcctcttggtaggtttgcgcttgtgccatattctttccattttcttatgatggattttatggtgctcagagagatgttcaaagctctggatatttttttataacctaaccctgcttcatatttctccacaactttatccctgacctgtttggtgagctcctaggtcttcatgatgctgtttgttcagtaatgatctccaacaaactctgagtccgtcacagaacaggtgtatttatactgagattaaattgcagacaggtggaactctatttactaattatgtgacttgcaaatgtgacttgtgaatgcaattggtcgcaccagatctttgttaggggtttcacagtaaagggggtgaatacatatgcactcaacactttcagatttttatttgtaaataattgtgaaatccatgtaatatttt harbors:
- the snx25 gene encoding sorting nexin-25, with protein sequence MPSPSSTTTPQAGGSSSAGEGEGPMSATSTSSVGSSFRFVPAFCLGVVAAVVFQLAWGGLTLTSFFLKLFIYVSFALLCFLAGSFVLLVRKSPLKVSCFARNTRQSAAWLEFFNKLMARFLVPIQESSQSRRVVVSHNVDKALKEVFDYAYRDYILSWYIPLSSDEGQLYSMLSEDWWQMIGQLRARVADIDLVNVVCYDSIRILHTHFTDLKAASARPEEFARPFPLHPCLVSSDSELAFLRCVARILLLCLLPQKDAKSHTLRCCLTEVITTKVLKPLVEVLSDPDSINRMLLSQLEQREQQAEQQKKAYTYAASYEDFIKLISTSADVNFLKQLRYQIVVEIIHATTISSLPQLKKQKERKGKESAAMKADLLRARDMKRYINQLTVAKKQSEKRIRLLGGPNYENNEDGGAEDSDEPQSQKILQFDDILCNPGYREHFRVYMERVDKRALISFWELAETLKTANKNEVPQIVGEIYQKFFVESKDIPVEKFLLKEIQQSLVGNRGTQVFVRLQEQVTETMRERYYPSFLVSDLYERLIKRDEQHSQSQCSTEEKDEVCQGLDEVEEVGDEGSKGINEQASYAATKLRQLYDKLEYKRQALGSIQNAPKPDKKIASKLKEEIGAMEREHSELQQHISRTDWWCENLGRWRATITTAEATEEGGETVACYSVCVSLEEGEETANSHWSVHRKLTEFQMLHRKLTECFPSLKKLQLPSLSKLPFKSIDQKFLDKSRTQLNAFLQRLLMDERLCQSEALYAFLSPSPEHLKVMSIQKKSSFSLASFLEKLPGDFFSHPEEENDDDSDLSDYGDEVDGRRDALAEPCFMLIAEIFELRGMFKWVRKTLIALVQVTFGRTINKQIRDTVNWIFCEQMLVCYTGVFRDTFWPNGKLAPHVSVRTDSERSETKERAQQKLLDNIPEALANLVGQQNARYGIIKIFNALQEASANKHLLYVLMEMLLKELCPELSAEVDSI